The genomic segment CCTTCCAGTCCCCAGTATCTTTCAGAGCTAATAAGATACATGCCATTTGATTCAAAGTGAGGTTTTTGCCACCTATCTGCCAATCCAGGTATCTGTCCAAAGGAAGTCGAGCTGTTGCCAAGTTCAGCCGTTTTGCACGAGCAAAGGAGATACCTGGTTTTCCTGCCCCGTCAACTAGGCATCCAATGATATAAATTTTATCATTCTCAAACTTTTTCATTTCATTGGGAGAATCAGCAGTTAAGTAGACAATCTGATCTCTTGGAAATATTTCAACATAAGCCTTTTCACTCACTGTCACCAGCAACTTGTCCCACGCTTCTCCGTAACGTTTGACAAATTCTTTGTGATACGGACTATCTGTTGTGAGACTGCAATAATGAAAGTGAAATGGATCTTTGGCTCTACGATTGAACGCTTCACATTCCATCATCTGTTTCACTGTATACTTTATTTCtttctgtgacatttcatttTCATAGCTCATGTCAAACACGAGAGGCTGCCCGAAGATCATAGACTGGGCAACTCTCCAGCTATGCACAATATCCTCTGATTTGCTCCAAAACGACTTAATAAGTCTATTTTCTGGCTTATTGCTGGAATTTTTCTCAACACAAGTTTCCCTAGatgattctttctttttttctttcttttctttctcagctttttTCTTAAGTTCTCTTTTAAACAAGAAAGCTAAGTATTTCTTTTTGGAAGTTTTAGTGGGAAGCTCTAATAAGTTCTGAAACTGTTCTTCACTGATATTTTCTGGAACAAGTTTAGTGGTAAGTCTCAACACTTCAATAAGTTCCTTAGTAGCTGTTAAATTAGGGTCTTCTTCAGCATCTGAGTCTTTTTCACTGGTTTCTTCTTGTGAGGTTGTTCGCATGAGATCTTTCCATGCATCCAAGTTTAATTTCTCAGTTGCATCTGGCAAGCTATTTTTGTTCAAGCACGTAGACAAAACAAATGTTCTACAAGTATTGACCTTGCTGCGCAGTATTAAAAATGTTCCACTTTGTGCAGTCAGCTGGAAGAAAGATCTTCTGATGACATTCACTAGACAGACACTTAAAATTCTCATTATTTGAAAGTATGTGCAGCAGTTCTGTAATTACATAGAGAAACAAAATAATTCAGTATATGTAGATAGAAGCAAAATAGGAACTAGTAATGACTAAAGTAACATAAAGGATGATAGTAGGAACAAACATATATGGTGCTGAACAGCAGCGAAACACTGAGAAATAATAgttagaaataaaagaaaaagaagatttcGTACAGCAAAGCTGTTGGATATTTTAAAGAGAAGGGAGAGTGCAGAAGAGAAACGGGAAATTAAATGTAGGAATTTATGAAGGAGCATCAGAAGCCTCAGCTCAGCAATCCTGTCCTCATCCTATTCTTCCTTCTAATGGTATTTTAACAAAAACACAAGGAAACTAATATATACTTGACCCCTTAGCATACAACTACCAAGCAATTACTGCCCTATTCCAaggtgagatttatttatttaaagtattttaccgCACCATTTTCCTAAAAAGAATCCAAGagggcttacataattaaaaacactatattagaagctaaaaacagtaaattggtattcaaatactaaaaatgaactaaataagcattttatttaaaatgttaggcaaAAGCATTAGatttagaagaaagaaaaatacacatcatttcattttaaaacccaTCTTAGACAACCAGTagctaaggaaaagcctgtctgaagagaaaggtctttgcctgcttgaagaAGGACTGTAAAGATGGGGCCGGCCTGGCCTCAAGTGGGAGGAGGTTCAAGAGTcttgagcagcaacagagaaggccttctctcatgtccccaccaagcacacctgtgagggtggtgggtatgaaagaaaagcctcccctgattatcttaacatccAAGCAGGCTCCTACtgggaaatgcattttttaaaagatagcttAGCCCCaagctgcttagggctttataggttaaaactaacactttgaattgtgcccagataCAAGAGTTAATTAACAAGTAAAGAGAAATAACATTAATATAAGATCACTTtaaccaaaataaaaaacaccCACGATAAAGAGAAAACATAGTCCACAAAACATGTTACCTTTTAATTGCTTTAATATTCAGTTACTTTCTGATATTTGTTTGTATTTATATTGCACTGCAAGCCAGATTCTGGGAATGAAAACAGAAGTTTTGAGAACATAAAGAGGTTTCAGCCTCATTTCAGTTAATATGcattaaaaatataacttttattTACTTTACCCCACCAAAGATGATTGGtttccagtagagatgggggtatttgtatgtgactacccctgcacagctggatgtaacgagggtccggccccttgGGGCTGGACCTTCCACTCACACGTCCGTTGCTACTGCtggctccgctctcccttccaatcactctggaacTCACGGTCAACTAtctactcctggcagaaggagggaagatgattCTCCCTACCAGGATGACAAGTGGATAGCCGACCgtgagctctggagcgattgggAGAGTGGAGCCAGTGGTGGCAGCGgacacgtgagtggacagtccagccgcAGGGGGCCGGGCCTTCGTTATGTCCAGATGTGTGGGagcattcatatacaaatacccccatctctagtttccagTTCATgggcagctctctctctctctctctctctctctctctctctctctctgtgtgtgtgtgtgtacacagtggtgccccgtatagcgacgttaatccattccaggattaacgtcgctatacggaaacatcgtaaagcgaaattaaaaagcacactgaaacgcattaaaacctggttattgcgttctaatggactaaaaactggcagggacagggtgggtgggggggcaaaagcctggaagccttcaggacccctccaccctgtccctgctgCCCCGGgttgccttccctagccgaggactccaaagcaatttttccccataggcaccttcgttatacgatcgcaaaagcgatggcatttttgccatcgctatgcgaattcgtcgttaaacggggcactttTACATGCAttatagacagacagagagaatcTTTCAGGCTACTGTTACTTATTTCAAGGCAATTATTTTCAAGCCTTTTCACATTTTGTTCCTGCCCATTTTTATTTCCATCAGGACACTTTGTTTTATCTGTCTGCTCTACTGGAGAAGAGGAAGGATCACAAATCGCTGGTACAACACACAGAGTTTACACACAGATGATCTTACTTTCAGTCTTCAACACTTCATGTAGAGGCGGGAAACTCTCGATAGCTGTGACTAAGGCTACTTCCTATCATCTTACAGCTCTAATGAAGGAAATCCATAAACCCTGTGataagaaaaaatagaaaaatgagagAAACCTATACATGTAAAATAATCATACAAGCTATGATCCTTCTTGTTCTCCAGTACAGCAGACAAAGAAAGATAACTGTATTATTCAAGCATTCCCCACTCACATATTTCCAGGTGTGGGGGGAGCAGCAGAGCCATGCTCTCTAGCAACTCACTATCAGATAACAGTCAGCAATTCTGTCACCGTCTGTTGAGGGCTAAACCTCTGCAGCAGGGAGCCTTCTCTATTTGGGTAAGGTGCCTGTCCAACTGAGAACCTTGGACCACCACTTTCCTTCATCACATTGGGAGCTTTCACAAGATGAGAATGCTTCCCTTTCCCACATCTGAAATGTAAGAAAGCTGCGGCGAATACCTGAAGAAGGCCACTATCTTTATTCATTAGTGAAACCAGATTAGTTTAGTAGAATCAGTGCTCTTAGGAGAACTGAAGCAGAGATTTCATACATAAAGAGAAAGTCTCTATTGTTATGGACAGATCATTATCTGGTGGGGTTTACACTCTCGGGAACTCTGAACCACTGGAAGTTGGGCAAATTAAGATGGAGCACTGTAGGAGGCTTATGGTACCTAATAGCTCCCTAATGTCTCTTGAGGAGTGTCTTGTCACCTCATCAAATGATCCTTTCAAAGCCTCAGCTGATTTCTGAAATGAGGAAACAGGCACCGCTGGCACAATTGCATACAAACATCTCCTCTCATAATGTGGACCCGAACAGCCTCTTTGATTTATGAAGGAATTCATGAAACTATCAAATGAGTCCTAG from the Pogona vitticeps strain Pit_001003342236 chromosome 3, PviZW2.1, whole genome shotgun sequence genome contains:
- the TRMT10C gene encoding tRNA methyltransferase 10 homolog C, with protein sequence MRILSVCLVNVIRRSFFQLTAQSGTFLILRSKVNTCRTFVLSTCLNKNSLPDATEKLNLDAWKDLMRTTSQEETSEKDSDAEEDPNLTATKELIEVLRLTTKLVPENISEEQFQNLLELPTKTSKKKYLAFLFKRELKKKAEKEKKEKKKESSRETCVEKNSSNKPENRLIKSFWSKSEDIVHSWRVAQSMIFGQPLVFDMSYENEMSQKEIKYTVKQMMECEAFNRRAKDPFHFHYCSLTTDSPYHKEFVKRYGEAWDKLLVTVSEKAYVEIFPRDQIVYLTADSPNEMKKFENDKIYIIGCLVDGAGKPGISFARAKRLNLATARLPLDRYLDWQIGGKNLTLNQMACILLALKDTGDWKEALKFVPQRKHSGFVGTSLTETGIGMKTKTNRITASQGVSHFAAKSSNRQTKIKWWEDVSS